A single Lactuca sativa cultivar Salinas chromosome 8, Lsat_Salinas_v11, whole genome shotgun sequence DNA region contains:
- the LOC111905858 gene encoding receptor-like protein EIX2 isoform X1 — protein sequence MKALITLVTFSFYSSCLWLLFASSLCTLCSCNQNSDHIQCISTERLVLIQFKNNLVDHSNRLSSWSGDNCCSWSGVVCDNFTHHVQELRLRGPDDDEREEATKQMLGGIISPSLIKLEQLQYLDLSCNDFEFSPIPSFIGSFQNLRYLNISMSQFGGEVPHQLGNLSELLVLDLHDDPMLGNLQSENLKWIEMNLKRLQYLDMSGINLTGASDHWLQAINSLPSLQELHFCSCGLSQIPSDPTRVSFTSINVLDLSYNNFNGLLPGWVFSLHDLVSLDLTGCFIGGLNPGTRGGFNSMPSLTTLRVFGNNFVNSSSILNSLPSLSNLHYLDAGNCNLTDPILCNLQIPSSNIVHLDLSNNQIVEVIPKSLGNLCNLTTLDLQYNKFFGDVSELLERFCECESPKLELLSLRGNYLTGRLPEKIGRLKNLVSIDIAYNRLTGILPRSLGSLSLLQTLQLNTNQLEGWIPDSVGDLSSLKYFDLSYNKLNGSLPKSIGKLGKLSFLTLHRNSLTGIVTEDHFANLTDLDTLWVGDNKLAFDLVNTWIPPFQLNVLSLGSCNLGPRFPLWVQSQTSLEQLDLANANISDTIPNWIWSSFSSLTFLNISHNNIVGKLGDVSVLPPGAVLDLSSNHFSGGLPRNFNKPDLDFLDLSYNNLSGSLDQFLCDGIQESRQLRVLNLANNNMSGGLPNCWMNWESLVILSLEKNKLSGKIPSSLGNIPTLESLDMGNNKLSNEIPMSLLNSKSLLIVELAENELTGRIPTSIGRNDASLKILSLRSNGLEGEIPSELCRLASIQILDLADNNLSGYLPKCFTNFSVISGKEKSSPIVLYDALFQNQLLGSATLVTKGRVSSYSTILYLVTTLDLSDNKFSGSIPDELMALSGLRYLNLSQNQLTGNIPNTFDEMRELESLDLSVNHLDGKIPLSLAGLTALSLLNVSYNNLTGTIPTGRQLQTFNEFSFIGNHALCGVPLPGCRQKTDDTKGANHDHGEPDGTDWILVICIIVGLAVGFWITIGTLIVSKRFRDAYYHFLDETEIKLANFILLVSIILKTSPKNYGQMGT from the exons ATGAAGGCTCTGATCACACTTGTAACATTTTCTTTTTATTCATCTTGCCTTTGGTTACTCTTTGCTTCATCACTTTGCACCTTGTGTTCCTGTAATCAGAACTCAGATCATATACAATGTATATCCACGGAACGATTGGTGCTTATCCAGTTCAAGAACAACCTGGTAGACCATTCCAACCGCCTCTCTTCTTGGTCCGGTGACAACTGTTGCAGTTGGTCGGGTGTAGTCTGTGATAACTTCACCCACCATGTCCAGGAGCTTCGCCTTCGTGGACCTGATGATGATGAACGTGAAGAAGCAACAAAACAAATGTTAGGAGGAATCATAAGTCCTTCTTTGATCAAGTTGGAACAACTTCAATACCTAGACTTGAGTTGCAACGATTTTGAATTCAGTCCAATTCCATCATTCATTGGCTCTTTTCAGAATCTAAGATATCTTAACATCTCAATGTCGCAATTCGGTGGGGAAGTTCCTCACCAGCTTGGGAATCTTTCGGAGTTGCTTGTTCTTGATCTTCATGACGATCCTATGCTCGGTAATCTTCAATCagagaatttaaaatggataGAGATGAATCTGAAGCGCTTGCAATACCTGGATATGAGTGGCATCAACCTCACCGGAGCTTCAGATCACTGGCTTCAGGCGATCAACTCCCTACCTTCTTTGCAAGAACTGCACTTTTGTTCATGTGGTTTATCTCAAATTCCTAGTGACCCAACCAGAGTTAGTTTTACTTCCATTAACGTCTTAGACCTTTCGTATAACAACTTCAACGGTTTGTTGCCTGGGTGGGTTTTCAGTCTTCATGATTTAGTTTCGTTAGATCTTACTGGTTGCTTTATTGGTGGTTTAAATCCTGGAACTCGTGGTGGTTTCAATAGTATGCCTTCTTTGACGACTCTTCGTGTTTTCGGTAACAATTTTGTTAATTCTTCTTCCATACTAAACAGCTTGCCTAGCTTAAGTAATCTCCATTATCTTGATGCTGGTAACTGCAATCTTACTGATCCCATTCTTTGCAACCTTCAAATCCCGTCTTCGAATATTGTTCATCTTGACTTATCAAACAATCAAATCGTTGAGGTGATACCTAAATCTTTAGGTAATCTTTGCAATTTGACAACCCTTGATTTGCAGTATAACAAATTTTTCGGTGATGTGTCTGAGCTTCTTGAAAGATTTTGTGAATGTGAGTCACCTAAACTGGAGCTGTTATCTTTACGTGGCAATTATCTCACTGGTCGACTACCAGAAAAGATAGGAAGATTGAAGAATCTGGTCAGCATTGATATTGCATACAATAGGTTAACAGGAATTCTTCCACGTTCTTTAGGAAGTTTGTCACTCTTGCAGACATTGCAGCTTAATACAAATCAATTGGAGGGTTGGATTCCAGATTCAGTTGGTGATCTATCCTCCCTGAAATATTTTGATCTTTCGTATAACAAGTTGAATGGAAGTCTTCCGAAAAGTATTGGAAAACTTGGGAAGTTAAGTTTTCTGACTCTTCATCGCAATTCATTAACAGGTATTGTGACCGAAGACCATTTCGCGAATCTAACAGATTTGGACACTTTGTGGGTTGGGGACAATAAGTTAGCGTTTGACCTAGTCAACACCTGGATTCCACCTTTTCAACTCAATGTGCTGAGTTTAGGTTCTTGCAATTTGGGCCCACGTTTTCCTTTGTGGGTTCAATCGCAAACAAGCTTGGAACAATTGGATTTAGCAAACGCAAACATATCAGACACCATCCCGAATTGGATCTGGAGTAGTTTCTCTTCTCTAACGTTCTTGAACATATCCCATAATAACATTGTCGGAAAATTGGGAGATGTTAGTGTTCTTCCACCAGGAGCAGTATTAGATCTAAGCTCAAACCATTTCTCTGGGGGATTACCTCGTAATTTCAATAAACCTGACTTGGATTTCCTGGATCTTTCATACAATAATCTTTCTGGGTCTCTTGATCAGTTCTTGTGTGATGGCATTCAAGAATCGCGACAACTAAGAGTTCTTAATCTAGCGAACAATAACATGTCAGGTGGTCTCCCGAATTGTTGGATGAATTGGGAATCTTTAGTAATCTTGAGCCTAGAGAAAAACAAGTTATCTGGTAAAATCCCATCATCTTTGGGAAATATTCCTACCTTGGAATCACTAGACATGGGAAATAACAAGTTGTCGAATGAAATACCAATGTCTTTATTGAATTCCAAAAGCCTGTTGATTGTTGAGCTTGCCGAAAATGAACTCACTGGGAGAATACCGACATCAATAGGAAGAAATGATGCAAGTTTAAAAATTCTCAGTCTTCGTTCCAACGGATTAGAAGGTGAAATCCCGAGTGAATTATGTCGTCTCGCTTCTATACAAATCTTGGATCTTGCTGATAACAATCTTTCTGGGTACCTACCGAAATGCTTTACAAACTTCAGTGTCATTTCTGGAAAAGAAAAGTCCAGTCCGATTGTTCTTTACGATGCTCTTTTCCAGAATCAACTTCTAGGCAGTGCCACGTTGGTGACAAAGGGACGAGTTTCTTCATATAGCACCATTCTTTATCTAGTGACAACATTAGACCTTTCGGATAACAAGTTTTCTGGTTCGATTCCTGATGAACTTATGGCACTTTCAGGGTTACGCTACCTGAATCTTTCTCAAAATCAATTAACAGGAAACATTCCCAACACTTTCGATGAAATGAGAGAGCTCGAGTCTTTGGATTTGTCTGTGAACCATCTTGATGGAAAGATTCCTTTGAGCTTGGCTGGGTTAACTGCTCTGAGTTTGTTGAACGTATCATACAACAATCTTACTGGAACAATCCCGACAGGGCGGCAGCTTCAAACCTTCAATGAATTTAGTTTCATTGGAAATCATGCACTTTGTGGGGTTCCTCTTCCGGGGTGCCGACAAAAAACTGATGATACCAAGGGAGCTAATCACGATCATGGTGAACCTGATGGCACTGATTGGATCCTAGTGATATGTATCATCGTTGGATTGGCTGTTGGTTTCTGGATCACAATTGGCACGTTGATTGTCAGCAAACGATTTAGAGATGCATATTATCATTTTCTAGACGAAACGGAGATCAAGCTCGCAAATTTCATTCTTCTCGTATCCAT CATATTGAAGACATCGCCGAAGAATTATGGACAAATGGGAACATGA
- the LOC111905858 gene encoding receptor-like protein EIX2 isoform X2, with the protein MKALITLVTFSFYSSCLWLLFASSLCTLCSCNQNSDHIQCISTERLVLIQFKNNLVDHSNRLSSWSGDNCCSWSGVVCDNFTHHVQELRLRGPDDDEREEATKQMLGGIISPSLIKLEQLQYLDLSCNDFEFSPIPSFIGSFQNLRYLNISMSQFGGEVPHQLGNLSELLVLDLHDDPMLGNLQSENLKWIEMNLKRLQYLDMSGINLTGASDHWLQAINSLPSLQELHFCSCGLSQIPSDPTRVSFTSINVLDLSYNNFNGLLPGWVFSLHDLVSLDLTGCFIGGLNPGTRGGFNSMPSLTTLRVFGNNFVNSSSILNSLPSLSNLHYLDAGNCNLTDPILCNLQIPSSNIVHLDLSNNQIVEVIPKSLGNLCNLTTLDLQYNKFFGDVSELLERFCECESPKLELLSLRGNYLTGRLPEKIGRLKNLVSIDIAYNRLTGILPRSLGSLSLLQTLQLNTNQLEGWIPDSVGDLSSLKYFDLSYNKLNGSLPKSIGKLGKLSFLTLHRNSLTGIVTEDHFANLTDLDTLWVGDNKLAFDLVNTWIPPFQLNVLSLGSCNLGPRFPLWVQSQTSLEQLDLANANISDTIPNWIWSSFSSLTFLNISHNNIVGKLGDVSVLPPGAVLDLSSNHFSGGLPRNFNKPDLDFLDLSYNNLSGSLDQFLCDGIQESRQLRVLNLANNNMSGGLPNCWMNWESLVILSLEKNKLSGKIPSSLGNIPTLESLDMGNNKLSNEIPMSLLNSKSLLIVELAENELTGRIPTSIGRNDASLKILSLRSNGLEGEIPSELCRLASIQILDLADNNLSGYLPKCFTNFSVISGKEKSSPIVLYDALFQNQLLGSATLVTKGRVSSYSTILYLVTTLDLSDNKFSGSIPDELMALSGLRYLNLSQNQLTGNIPNTFDEMRELESLDLSVNHLDGKIPLSLAGLTALSLLNVSYNNLTGTIPTGRQLQTFNEFSFIGNHALCGVPLPGCRQKTDDTKGANHDHGEPDGTDWILVICIIVGLAVGFWITIGTLIVSKRFRDAYYHFLDETEIKLANFILLVSIHRRRIMDKWEHDE; encoded by the exons ATGAAGGCTCTGATCACACTTGTAACATTTTCTTTTTATTCATCTTGCCTTTGGTTACTCTTTGCTTCATCACTTTGCACCTTGTGTTCCTGTAATCAGAACTCAGATCATATACAATGTATATCCACGGAACGATTGGTGCTTATCCAGTTCAAGAACAACCTGGTAGACCATTCCAACCGCCTCTCTTCTTGGTCCGGTGACAACTGTTGCAGTTGGTCGGGTGTAGTCTGTGATAACTTCACCCACCATGTCCAGGAGCTTCGCCTTCGTGGACCTGATGATGATGAACGTGAAGAAGCAACAAAACAAATGTTAGGAGGAATCATAAGTCCTTCTTTGATCAAGTTGGAACAACTTCAATACCTAGACTTGAGTTGCAACGATTTTGAATTCAGTCCAATTCCATCATTCATTGGCTCTTTTCAGAATCTAAGATATCTTAACATCTCAATGTCGCAATTCGGTGGGGAAGTTCCTCACCAGCTTGGGAATCTTTCGGAGTTGCTTGTTCTTGATCTTCATGACGATCCTATGCTCGGTAATCTTCAATCagagaatttaaaatggataGAGATGAATCTGAAGCGCTTGCAATACCTGGATATGAGTGGCATCAACCTCACCGGAGCTTCAGATCACTGGCTTCAGGCGATCAACTCCCTACCTTCTTTGCAAGAACTGCACTTTTGTTCATGTGGTTTATCTCAAATTCCTAGTGACCCAACCAGAGTTAGTTTTACTTCCATTAACGTCTTAGACCTTTCGTATAACAACTTCAACGGTTTGTTGCCTGGGTGGGTTTTCAGTCTTCATGATTTAGTTTCGTTAGATCTTACTGGTTGCTTTATTGGTGGTTTAAATCCTGGAACTCGTGGTGGTTTCAATAGTATGCCTTCTTTGACGACTCTTCGTGTTTTCGGTAACAATTTTGTTAATTCTTCTTCCATACTAAACAGCTTGCCTAGCTTAAGTAATCTCCATTATCTTGATGCTGGTAACTGCAATCTTACTGATCCCATTCTTTGCAACCTTCAAATCCCGTCTTCGAATATTGTTCATCTTGACTTATCAAACAATCAAATCGTTGAGGTGATACCTAAATCTTTAGGTAATCTTTGCAATTTGACAACCCTTGATTTGCAGTATAACAAATTTTTCGGTGATGTGTCTGAGCTTCTTGAAAGATTTTGTGAATGTGAGTCACCTAAACTGGAGCTGTTATCTTTACGTGGCAATTATCTCACTGGTCGACTACCAGAAAAGATAGGAAGATTGAAGAATCTGGTCAGCATTGATATTGCATACAATAGGTTAACAGGAATTCTTCCACGTTCTTTAGGAAGTTTGTCACTCTTGCAGACATTGCAGCTTAATACAAATCAATTGGAGGGTTGGATTCCAGATTCAGTTGGTGATCTATCCTCCCTGAAATATTTTGATCTTTCGTATAACAAGTTGAATGGAAGTCTTCCGAAAAGTATTGGAAAACTTGGGAAGTTAAGTTTTCTGACTCTTCATCGCAATTCATTAACAGGTATTGTGACCGAAGACCATTTCGCGAATCTAACAGATTTGGACACTTTGTGGGTTGGGGACAATAAGTTAGCGTTTGACCTAGTCAACACCTGGATTCCACCTTTTCAACTCAATGTGCTGAGTTTAGGTTCTTGCAATTTGGGCCCACGTTTTCCTTTGTGGGTTCAATCGCAAACAAGCTTGGAACAATTGGATTTAGCAAACGCAAACATATCAGACACCATCCCGAATTGGATCTGGAGTAGTTTCTCTTCTCTAACGTTCTTGAACATATCCCATAATAACATTGTCGGAAAATTGGGAGATGTTAGTGTTCTTCCACCAGGAGCAGTATTAGATCTAAGCTCAAACCATTTCTCTGGGGGATTACCTCGTAATTTCAATAAACCTGACTTGGATTTCCTGGATCTTTCATACAATAATCTTTCTGGGTCTCTTGATCAGTTCTTGTGTGATGGCATTCAAGAATCGCGACAACTAAGAGTTCTTAATCTAGCGAACAATAACATGTCAGGTGGTCTCCCGAATTGTTGGATGAATTGGGAATCTTTAGTAATCTTGAGCCTAGAGAAAAACAAGTTATCTGGTAAAATCCCATCATCTTTGGGAAATATTCCTACCTTGGAATCACTAGACATGGGAAATAACAAGTTGTCGAATGAAATACCAATGTCTTTATTGAATTCCAAAAGCCTGTTGATTGTTGAGCTTGCCGAAAATGAACTCACTGGGAGAATACCGACATCAATAGGAAGAAATGATGCAAGTTTAAAAATTCTCAGTCTTCGTTCCAACGGATTAGAAGGTGAAATCCCGAGTGAATTATGTCGTCTCGCTTCTATACAAATCTTGGATCTTGCTGATAACAATCTTTCTGGGTACCTACCGAAATGCTTTACAAACTTCAGTGTCATTTCTGGAAAAGAAAAGTCCAGTCCGATTGTTCTTTACGATGCTCTTTTCCAGAATCAACTTCTAGGCAGTGCCACGTTGGTGACAAAGGGACGAGTTTCTTCATATAGCACCATTCTTTATCTAGTGACAACATTAGACCTTTCGGATAACAAGTTTTCTGGTTCGATTCCTGATGAACTTATGGCACTTTCAGGGTTACGCTACCTGAATCTTTCTCAAAATCAATTAACAGGAAACATTCCCAACACTTTCGATGAAATGAGAGAGCTCGAGTCTTTGGATTTGTCTGTGAACCATCTTGATGGAAAGATTCCTTTGAGCTTGGCTGGGTTAACTGCTCTGAGTTTGTTGAACGTATCATACAACAATCTTACTGGAACAATCCCGACAGGGCGGCAGCTTCAAACCTTCAATGAATTTAGTTTCATTGGAAATCATGCACTTTGTGGGGTTCCTCTTCCGGGGTGCCGACAAAAAACTGATGATACCAAGGGAGCTAATCACGATCATGGTGAACCTGATGGCACTGATTGGATCCTAGTGATATGTATCATCGTTGGATTGGCTGTTGGTTTCTGGATCACAATTGGCACGTTGATTGTCAGCAAACGATTTAGAGATGCATATTATCATTTTCTAGACGAAACGGAGATCAAGCTCGCAAATTTCATTCTTCTCGTATCCAT ACATCGCCGAAGAATTATGGACAAATGGGAACATGACGAATGA